One window of Marinomonas primoryensis genomic DNA carries:
- a CDS encoding uridine kinase family protein produces MALVIGITGVSGSGKSRLCSLLAEGQGDKITVLCQDSFYNGCGSIDPDVYNFDDLNSLDLESITLAIHNCKNRQQPNEIPVYDHSQHKRIGYRNLDPTHIVLVEGHMMFQDAGIRDAVDYLLYVDTDMDIAIVRRLKRDIAERGRDVNEVTSRYMRHVRQASLKTIDIRSKSDFIIPNNKSFTNAANLLRNYIDYLLKEKGAK; encoded by the coding sequence ATGGCTCTTGTTATTGGCATCACAGGCGTATCCGGCAGCGGAAAAAGCCGACTATGCTCTCTATTAGCGGAAGGTCAAGGCGATAAAATCACCGTTCTTTGCCAAGACAGTTTCTATAATGGGTGTGGCAGTATTGACCCAGATGTATACAACTTTGACGACCTAAACTCGTTAGACCTTGAGAGCATAACGCTGGCCATTCATAACTGTAAAAACCGCCAGCAACCAAACGAAATTCCTGTTTATGATCACTCACAACACAAACGTATAGGGTACCGAAATTTAGACCCTACTCACATTGTATTGGTAGAAGGTCATATGATGTTTCAAGACGCTGGCATTCGTGATGCCGTTGACTACCTACTCTACGTCGACACCGACATGGACATCGCTATCGTTCGACGACTGAAGCGAGACATCGCTGAGCGTGGTCGAGATGTGAACGAAGTAACCAGCCGCTATATGCGTCATGTACGCCAAGCCTCACTAAAGACGATAGATATTCGCAGCAAATCGGACTTTATTATTCCGAACAATAAAAGCTTCACCAATGCCGCCAATTTACTACGCAACTATATTGACTATTTACTAAAAGAAAAAGGCGCCAAATAG